In a single window of the Tigriopus californicus strain San Diego chromosome 2, Tcal_SD_v2.1, whole genome shotgun sequence genome:
- the LOC131893632 gene encoding LOW QUALITY PROTEIN: YTH domain-containing family protein 3-like (The sequence of the model RefSeq protein was modified relative to this genomic sequence to represent the inferred CDS: substituted 1 base at 1 genomic stop codon; added 262 bases not found in genome assembly), with translation MSDGVEPSRNGASRSGAQNGSHGRSGTGHAGRHSNSGHANGHPHLNPNLTNAHKGLMSGAPEGSLSMMGNAPPASGFGPATPAGVSMAYSSHPHPTTQPPPHPDYGSSWRNPMAAALGGSSGGAGSSAGGQPQPGMAATAEAFSNYYFSGGYSPFSGDIRDSIAAIWSRTSPSGEGVAAAYSSGYGPFPDTSTGQFAANATPTGQFAANLTGHYAPGSEMGMFGTGPDYPPAAYGQPQFNYGQQYSQWPESAGLPNSSASGAIGSGNNGGMGVRNGLTNPGGASSYGIGYGGEGASRETSMRHSRERVTDLSQGMGTLKLTSSSRRGTDMNGHSEAGTSHSKKMSWASVASQPAKPQSIAPKTKKPGVLPPPTLIPSASKTLPVEVSNSSLPRDLSPPLDNISVVPLSEPDIDRPESLPSTKRESRQPNQPLHLQQQPDHPQEHYQPRNQQQYQPAQHQSQQQQPQPHQSLPHHQHHQQHQQHYHPQQQAHPPHDPPGHRSGHQXRNTGSPSPTMRKSLGHNGDGRRMIERHPFTHSSSRDMHDPPRGGYADKSGSNSGPRNQRQYSNVNGSSGSSHEYRSGNGRSGHHGDFNSGEKKRTDRVADFGGGIAPSSGSHGSPPSLQATHHPILESLQSQNEYNPKTFDLNPKNAKFFVIKSFSEDDIHRSIKYEIWCSTDHGNKRLDAGFKERNGKGPVFLLFSVNGSGHFCGMAEMLSGVDYNATGSVWVQDKFKGQFKVKWIYVKDVPNGQLRHIRLENNENKPVTNSRDTQEVPPDKGKQVLKIIHTYKHQTSIFDDFIHYEKRQEDEEGKKSMSAAAPLSSHSAHNKDAGNGGNHHSLQHPSRGGSGGAAGGAGKDGQDAHQGGGPSAQGGGRGSRGGGERVGKFNNHHPNNHLIATRRIPTTWAARLQTRVAKEPQIDVRRLLVDGLDGSLKCACLSASE, from the coding sequence ATGTCCGACGGGGTGGAACCGTCGAGGAATGGGGCGTCCCGTAGTGGTGCTCAGAACGGCAGTCACGGTCGTAGTGGGACGGGCCATGCGGGCCGCCACTCTAATAGCGGCCACGCCAATGGCCATCCTCACCTCAACCCCAACCTAACCAATGCCCACAAGGGCTTGATGAGCGGGGCCCCCGAGGGCTCGCTTTCCATGATGGGCAACGCGCCCCCGGCCAGTGGCTTCGGACCGGCCACTCCGGCCGGCGTGTCCATGGCTTATTCGTCGCATCCTCACCCGACCACCCAGCCACCTCCGCATCCCGATTATGGATCGTCCTGGCGCAATCCCATGGCGGCGGCCTTAGGCGGCTCATCTGGTGGCGCTGGTAGCTCGGCTGGAGGGCAACCTCAACCTGGCATGGCTGCCACGGCTGAAGCCTTTAGCAACTACTACTTTTCTGGCGGATACTCGCCATTCTCGGGCGACATTCGCGATAGCATTGCCGCCATTTGGTCGCggaccagcccctcgggtgAAGGCGTGGCGGCCGCTTATTCAAGTGGCTATGGACCATTCCCCGATACGTCCACGGGTCAGTTTGCGGCTAACGCCACACCCACGGGCCAATTTGCCGCCAATCTGACCGGTCATTATGCGCCCGGCTCGGAAATGGGTATGTTTGGCACGGGTCCGGATTATCCGCCCGCCGCCTACGGCCAACCGCAATTTAACTACGGCCAGCAGTACTCTCAATGGCCCGAAAGTGCGGGCCTGCCCAATTCCAGTGCGAGTGGGGCAATTGGGAGCGGGAATAACGGGGGAATGGGTGTTCGGAATGGCTTGACCAATCCCGGCGGTGCCTCCAGCTATGGGATCGGTTATGGAGGTGAAGGAGCCTCCCGTGAAACGTCGATGCGCCACTCCCGAGAGCGTGTTACGGACTTGTCTCAGGGCATGGGAACTTTGAAGCTTACTTCCTCCTCGCGCCGAGGGACGGACATGAACGGCCATTCGGAGGCTGGAACATCTCACAGCAAGAAAATGTCGTGGGCTAGTGTGGCTTCACAACCGGCCAAGCCGCAGAGTATTGCCCCCAAGACCAAGAAACCCGGGGTCCTCCCGCCTCCCACTCTTATTCCTTCGGCGTCTAAGACCTTGCCCGTGGAAGTGTCCAATTCATCCCTGCCCCGCGACCTGTCTCCGCCATTAGACAACATATCGGTGGTGCCACTCTCTGAGCCTGATATAGATCGGCCTGAGTCTCTTCCATCCACCAAACGTGAGAGTCGACAGCCTAACCAACCACTGCATCTCCAACAGCAGCCGGATCATCCACAAGAGCACTATCAGCCACGcaatcaacaacaatatcaaCCAGCACAACATCAATCCCAACAACAGCAGCCACAGCCGCACCAATCGCTCccacatcatcaacatcatcaacaacaccaacaacattACCACCCACAACAACAGGCACACCCACCCCACGACCCTCCTGGTCACCGGTCCGGCCACCAATGAAGAAACACGGGCTCCCCATCCCCGACCATGCGAAAATCTCTGGGCCACAACGGGGATGGAAGACGAATGATCGAGCGTCACCCTTTTACACACTCGTCTTCAAGAGACATGCACGACCCGCCTCGAGGAGGTTATGCCGACAAGTCTGGAAGCAATAGTGGCCCAAGGAACCAGAGGCAATACTCGAACGTCAATGGTTCATCGGGTTCGAGTCACGAATACAGATCTGGAAACGGTAGAAGTGGTCATCATGGTGACTTCAATAGTGGTGAGAAGAAACGAACTGATAGAGTGGCAGATTTTGGTGGTGGTATTGCGCCTTCAAGTGGCAGTCATGGGAGCCCCCCTTCCCTACAGGCTACCCATCATCCGATCTTGGAGTCGCTTCAATCACAAAACGAATACAATCCTAAGACCTTTGATTTGAACCCAAAGAATGCCAAGTTTTTTGTGATTAAAAGCTTCAGTGAGGATGACATCCATCGGAGCATCAAGTATGAGATTTGGTGTTCGACGGATCACGGAAACAAGCGTCTCGACGCTGGCTTCAAGGAAAGAAACGGAAAAGGGCCAGTGTTCCTGCTCTTCTCTGTGAATGGCTCTGGACATTTTTGCGGCATGGCTGAAATGTTGAGTGGTGTCGACTACAACGCCACGGGTAGCGTGTGGGTGCAAGACAAGTTTAAGGGACAGTTCAAGGTGAAATGGATTTATGTGAAGGATGTTCCAAATGGTCAACTCAGGCACATCCGACTCGAGAACAATGAAAACAAGCCGGTTACCAACAGCAGGGATACTCAAGAAGTGCCACCGGATAAGGGAAAACAAGTGCTGAAGATTATTCACACGTATAAGCATCAAACCTccatttttgatgatttcattcATTATGAAAAGCgacaagaagatgaagaagggAAGAAAAGTATGAGTGCGGCGGCTCCTTTAAGTAGCCATTCTGCTCATAACAAGGATGCAGGCAACGGAGGGAATCATCATTCGCTTCAGCATCCATCGCGTGGTGGTAGTGGGGGTGCAGCAGGTGGAGCAGG